The Kineothrix sp. IPX-CK genomic interval GAGGTTATTCTTACAGTAAAGGACAATAACCTTACCAAAGAGGAACAGAAGGAAATTCCTTTCTTTTATTTGGAGGGAGGAATCGATTTTGAAAAAATGGGATTTTTCCCCAGAACAATGTTAAAGACCATGTATAAGATGCTGAAAAAGAAAAAGGATAAGACGCAGGAAGATATGGGAATGCTTCGCTTGTTTGAAAGGTCCAGTGATAATTCCTCAAAAGAAAATATAAAGCCCCTTATAATCTGTGCCGAGCAGATATAAATCAATAAAAATAAAAAGTGTGTTTGCGGGAGCCGCATAAGACTCCTGACAAAACACATTTTTTAATGTACAGGGTTGTTGACGCAGTGCAGGCGGTGTGGCATGATAAGAAAAAGTACATTATATGGCTGTTTGGAAGAAAATAAAGGGAAAGATGGAGATAGTGTGAAAATTAAAATTTTCACACGCAAATTTGTGCCTGCGGCCCAAAGTTTGCAGGTGCTGGAAAGGCATGGTTATTAATATGAAGATTCTTGTGGATGCCGACGCCTGCCCTGTGGTAGCGA includes:
- a CDS encoding flavodoxin domain-containing protein, which translates into the protein MERIVVYNSKTGFSEKYGKWIAQELACKAVSYKDMTPQHWKENDVIIYGAGIMAGRINGWDKVKKIPERCGKKLIVYAVGGAPMKADEVILTVKDNNLTKEEQKEIPFFYLEGGIDFEKMGFFPRTMLKTMYKMLKKKKDKTQEDMGMLRLFERSSDNSSKENIKPLIICAEQI